The genomic window GCCTGGAGAAGACAACGTGATATATATCGGAAATAAGTCTGTGATGAGTTATGTCCTGGCGGTAGTGACGCAGTTTAATAACGGCTTTGATGAGGTTTTGATAAAGGCAAGAGGTAGAGCAATCTCACGGGCCGTGGACACCGCAGAGGTGGTGAAGAATAAGTTCATGCCTGGAGTGGAAGTGAAGGACATAAAAATAGGAACCGAGGTAATAACTGGAGAAGGTGGAGATAAGGCGAACGTATCGTCGCTGGAAATCACAATGGTTGCAAAAGCCAAGTAGTGAGTAAAAAGGGGAGTTATGCGAATTCGATCTAAGAGATATTTCTCTTAGGGTACATCCTCTTTTTTTCTTTTTCTTTTTTACTTTACATCTGATTCGGGTTGGGTTGTTGGTGTGGGTGGAATATTTACTTATATCCGGCTGCTATTACTTCTCTACATAAGCGATGTTCGCGAGAAGGCATATCATTTCGACACGTGATTTCACGAAGGAAGAGATAGATTACATATTGGACAGAGCGGAGGAGTTAGAGATCTACGCACAGGGGTCTGCGAAGAGTTCGGGGAAGAAGAGCGATTTATTAACGGGGAACATACTCGCCAATCTCTTCTACGAGCCCAGCACACGGACACGACTCTCGTTTGAAGTGGCAATGAAGCGGTTGGGCGGAGAGGTCATAAACGTCTCATCGCCGGAGACGAGTTCCGTAGCAAAAGGCGAAAATTTGGTGGATACCATCCGGGTGGTCTCTAAATACAGTGATATCATCGCGCTTCGGCACCCTAAGGAAGGCGCATCTCGAATGGCTGCTTCGTTCTCTTCCGTTCCGATAATTAACGCAGGCGACGGCGCGGGGCAGCATCCCACGCAGACTTTGCTCGATTTGTACACTATTAAGAAGGAGCGACTGCTTGATCGGCTCAAGATCGCGTTGATCGGTGACTTGAAATACGGACGGACGGTCCATTCGCTGGCGTACGCCCTGTCTTTATACGGTGCGAAGCTCTTCTTTGTTTCGCCTGAAGCGTTACGGATGCCGGAAGAGATAAAGATGGACTTGAAAGAGGCAGGCGCGGATATTTTCGAATCAACGAATATAAAAGAGGTTATAGGGGACGTTAACGTGCTCTATCTAACAAGAATTCAGCGTGAGCGGTTCCCGGACCCTGCAGAATATAACAAAGTTGCCGGAACGTATCGCATAACGACCGAGCTGATAAAAGAGAACAGGGAGGTGGTACTTATGCATCCGCTCCCTAAGATCGACGAGGTAGACGCGGAAGTGGATCAGACCGAGAACGCGCGATATTTCACTCAGGCGTTCTACGGTGTTCCCGTGCGAATGGCGGTTCTTTCTATATTACTGGATCGTTCAAACTAACTAAATAGAAACCAAAGGCAATAAACGGAGAGAAAGAGAAGGAAAAAGAGGATGGGTAATAGATATGCAAGCGGAGATAAAAAGCGTTATAGACGCGGTAAAGGATCATCATGAACTGTATACAAACGCATTGCCGCTGATCGCGAGTGAGAACGTTACGAGTAATCCGGTACGGATGCTGCTCGCGTCCGATTTGTCGCACCGATACGCAGAAGGTGATGTGGGAAAACGGTTTTATCAGGGCTGCAAATACATAGACGTGATAGAGGAGAAAGCGATACGCTATGCCAAGGAACTGTTTGATGCCGAACATGTAAATGTAAAGCCGATTTCAGGCGTAACGGCGAATATTGCGGCGCTTTTCGCGCTTACTTCGCCACGGGATAGGATGATGGCATTGTCCGTACCTAATGGGGGCCATATAAGCCATTCGAAATATTCCATTCCCGCGATGCGGGACTTGGAGCTGTATAATTTTCCCTTTGACACAAACGAAATGAACATTGATACGGATAAGATGCTAAAGGCGATACGGCAGAACAAGCCCTCGCTCTTGCTTTTTGGCGCCAGTCTCTTCCTCTTCCCACATCCGATTGCGGAGGCACGAGAAGCCGCAGACGACGTGGGTGCAAAGATCGTGTACGATGCTTCTCATGTGTTAGGACTCATAGCGGGCAAGCAATTCCAAGATCCATTACGGGAGGGAGCAGACGTGATCGCGAGCAGCACACATAAAACTTTCCCGGGACCTCAGGGTGCGATAATCCTGTGTAAGGCGAACATAAAGAATGAAATAGATCAGGCGGTATTCCCCGGAACGGTGAGCAATCATCACCTCCATCACGTTGCGGGATTGGCCGTGTCGCTGGTCGAGATGCTGGAGTTCGGCGAAGCATACGCAGCCCAGACAGTGGCAAATGCAAAGACGTTGGCTCAGAGTTTATATGAGGCGGGTTTTGATGTCCTCTGCGAGCATAAGGGGTTTACTGAGTCACATCAAATTGCGATTGATGTTAGTAACTATGGTGGCGGGGCGGAGGTGGCCGAAAAATTAGAGCTCGCGAATATCATTATCAATAAGAACATGCTGCCGTCCGATAGGGACCCTGATACGCCCACCGGGATCAGATTGGGCGTGCAGGAGCTGACGAGGATAGGAATGAAGCAATCGGAGATGAAGGAGATCGCAGCCCTTATAGAGCGTGTTGTACGCGGTAAAGCAGACTTAGACGCGATAAAGGCTGAGGTGCAAGAGTTGAGGAACGACTTTCAGGATGCCGTGTATTGCTTTGATGGCAAGGATGTATACAAATTTCCGGAGTTAAAAGCGTGAGGGTATTTATAAAGGCAGGTGAATATTATAAGTAGGGATGCTAGAGGAATTAGAGGAACGGAGAGCAGAAATAATAAAGAAGGCTGAGGAATATAAGCTTCGAAGGACCGAGTTAAATACCGAAGCAAGTAAGTGGGCTGAATTGAGAGACGAGTTAAATGGCCGGATAAAAGAGGCTGTTGAGAAGGCAAAGGAGTTTAAACAGCA from Methanomicrobia archaeon includes these protein-coding regions:
- the albA gene encoding DNA-binding protein Alba; translated protein: MSYVLAVVTQFNNGFDEVLIKARGRAISRAVDTAEVVKNKFMPGVEVKDIKIGTEVITGEGGDKANVSSLEITMVAKAK
- the pyrB gene encoding aspartate carbamoyltransferase; translation: MFARRHIISTRDFTKEEIDYILDRAEELEIYAQGSAKSSGKKSDLLTGNILANLFYEPSTRTRLSFEVAMKRLGGEVINVSSPETSSVAKGENLVDTIRVVSKYSDIIALRHPKEGASRMAASFSSVPIINAGDGAGQHPTQTLLDLYTIKKERLLDRLKIALIGDLKYGRTVHSLAYALSLYGAKLFFVSPEALRMPEEIKMDLKEAGADIFESTNIKEVIGDVNVLYLTRIQRERFPDPAEYNKVAGTYRITTELIKENREVVLMHPLPKIDEVDAEVDQTENARYFTQAFYGVPVRMAVLSILLDRSN
- a CDS encoding serine hydroxymethyltransferase is translated as MQAEIKSVIDAVKDHHELYTNALPLIASENVTSNPVRMLLASDLSHRYAEGDVGKRFYQGCKYIDVIEEKAIRYAKELFDAEHVNVKPISGVTANIAALFALTSPRDRMMALSVPNGGHISHSKYSIPAMRDLELYNFPFDTNEMNIDTDKMLKAIRQNKPSLLLFGASLFLFPHPIAEAREAADDVGAKIVYDASHVLGLIAGKQFQDPLREGADVIASSTHKTFPGPQGAIILCKANIKNEIDQAVFPGTVSNHHLHHVAGLAVSLVEMLEFGEAYAAQTVANAKTLAQSLYEAGFDVLCEHKGFTESHQIAIDVSNYGGGAEVAEKLELANIIINKNMLPSDRDPDTPTGIRLGVQELTRIGMKQSEMKEIAALIERVVRGKADLDAIKAEVQELRNDFQDAVYCFDGKDVYKFPELKA